One Podospora pseudopauciseta strain CBS 411.78 chromosome 4, whole genome shotgun sequence genomic window, accgGTGGGAATCAACGTCTGCAAAAGAGCCGTGATCATGACCCATAAAACCTAGTCCCAATCCCATGCCATGACTTCATTCTCATCTCGTCATTGTCTactctccttcaacccccttAGTGAATGACCTTCGACTCCCCAGTACCAGCCGGCGCAGTGGGTTTAGTCTCactctccaccgccgccgcatTGGCAGGAGCACCACCAGGAACCTCCTCATTAGACTTGGCCGCGCCACCAGTAAACCGGCCAAAGACCTTATCAAGCCCCGACGCAGCATAGGCATTCCCGCCGTGCTCGGCCTTCTTCAGGTCCGCCAGCCGTCTCGCCTCGGCGTGAATATCTTGAACCTGCttggagctggtggtgtaAAAGTCAACCAGCTTCTTGCCGGTGGGGCTCTGGGTAGCCTTCTCAAAGTACGACGCGAGGCCAGTGAGGAGAGAGTTGGCTCTAGCGGTCAAGCCGTAGCTAGCATCGGCAGCCTTAGCCTTGTCTGTGGCGTGGGTGCGCTCATCGAGCTGCTTGACGGTGTTGACAAACTTGTTGGTGACGCCGTGCTTCTCGTCGAGCTGGATGGCTGTTTCGAGACCGGTATCGGCGACGAGGTAGCCATGAGCGAGGATCTCAGCGAGGACGCGGGCGCGGGGCTTCTCTTCTTGTGTCAGGCCAGCGTCGGGGGAGCGATCGGTGGTGGAGTCATCGGGATGGGCATCgtccgaggaggagccgcCGGTGACGGAGATTTCGTTGGTGCCGAGcttggtgtggttgaggaggagagcagtGCGGGCGGCGGTCTCCTTCTCGAAGTTCACGGTCGCGGACTTGGTCTCGCCCTCGGAGGTGACGTCGATGGAGTTGATCTTGCCGCTGGGAGGTGCGTTAGCAGAGCGAACGAGTGATGGGGCAGGGAAGAAGGGAGATTTCTTACCAGAAGCTAAAGAagtccttgatctccttgtCCTCGGTGTTGGAGGCAATATTCTTGACATAAACAGTGGTCGCCATTTTGAATGTTGTCTGTTGGGTAGATAGCGTAACGGTGCGGGGTTGAGCTAtcaggttgttggggtgATGCAAATGTTTAGTATTGGTGTTCTGGAAAAAGTAAACACGAGTAAGTCGTCAGATGTGAAGATGAATTGGAGAAAGTCTGGGAGGCCAACCGTTTTGTTAAATGCTTATTTGAGGTGATAAGATGAAGTGTCAGAGAGCTGGAACGAGCTCGAAGgtctggaggaggggcatgTCGTCATCGGCTGATCGAGGGGCATTGCGTGTGGCTGTGTGCAGTTCGCCAATCAACCGAACACCCCACCAGCGGCCAGCACCTGGACTGTGGCTGATGGAGCTTGCGTTGTGGACTGACGTGCCCAGGGACGACGACCCTTGGTGTTTGATGACGTTCTTGACATGTGAAAGCTGGCCGCATTGCTACAAAGATGCCACCACAGACTATCGCGGCTAAAGTTGACTCTATTTCGCCAACCTGTGCTATGTATCAGTACAGGGTGTTTGAGTCCTGCTCAAGCGAGCAACACTCAGCCTGTACGTAACAAACTGCAGTTAATTAGGGAGGATCACTGGCGGAATTTGTCACTGTCTTGCTGGAGAGTCATTGACGCACAGACCATATACAGTCTCGTTGGTATTCGTGATGATTTGAAGAAATGGTGGAACACAATTATGCTAATACTAATTCCCAACGCCAGTCATGTCCGAGCCATGTATCATACAAGAAGCCATTCAACAATTACTGTGACTCTCCCATCTTAGTATTCTTGGCAAACTTCTTGGTGACCTCGTCGTCCATTGGACCCTTGGGGTTGGAGCTCAAGTTCTGGAGCACTGTTAGCTTGTTGCTGCTAGTGCCATCCATAACAGCTTTTCTATTATACATACCTCAAGACCACTCTTGTTGGTTTGCTCCTTGTTAGAAGCATCATCAGTGCCCTTGCCGCTGGCTGGGGGGTCATTGAGCTGTCTTCCGGACTGCTCctcaggaggaggggactGGGCAGCGCGATCAGACATGTTGAaggtttggtggttgttgtaaGAGTTGTGATGAAAGGATTGGCTGTCCTGAAGAAATTGTAGAGAAGGGGTGTTTTGAGGTGCGTTGTTTGTGTCAAGGAAAAGCTGGTTCAAAAGTGAAGCAGAGCTTCTTATACACACAGAAAGATCCGTAACTGACATCAGCACCTCCATCGGGAAACTGCCGGCTGCTCAACGTCAGCTTCATCATCCCGTCTCTCAAACACCATTACATCATATGCCCCCGCCAAATGCAGGTGGCTTTCCAGAGCCCCGCTTTTTATGTCGAGGGCTTGGCTTGGTGGGGCGCCAACTGAACCTGTCGGAAGTGCTGCAGTTAGCGATCAGGGAGCCTCTGTTGCTCATGGCAGTGTTTGTGAAGTGGTTCCATTGGTTTTGCTCTGACTACAGCTGATATACTCATTTTCTACACCATGTACTAGGTGTTTATAGCTCAAAAACAATGGGAGTGTTGACAAAGAGCCGGGACGAGTGTGACAGCTCACCGCCTGGGCACCTCAGTTCGGTTCAAGCACAGACCCAATTACAGCACGTGTCGCCTGTGGGGAGCTATTCCAGCACTCAGACGACACCGCGCCATTCTCCCGACGAAAGCGTGTAAAGTGGTTTCGTGACATGTTGCCTGAGTGTTTGACCCGGAAGCTGCTTGCGACTTCATCAGCATACAAAACGTGCCATAAACAAAGGGTTCCAATCACATTGCAATGCCCGACCTCAACTCCGTACCGCCTTCACCCCATTTCCTCTCGCGTCGTGTATCACAGCAGATGCCACCGCCAGCCCCCAGTTCGCTGATTCTGCCGTCAAACCAAGCCGCCGTGCACAACCCAAACAGCACATCCACTCCGGTACTGTCATCACCGCAATTTCCACCGCCCATCAGTCAATTGCCCGGCAGCACCATGACGACTGGCGACAACACTGGCGTTGGCTCCGGCCCCGGGCCAACTCGACACCCCCGGCCCCCAACTGCCGCAGAACTCCATTCCGAACttgagaaggagcaggaggctCGAGTATGTTGCACCCTCAGAGACCGTCGGTATAGAATCGTGTCTAACAAAAATTCATCTGCAGATCAACCGGCTTACCCGTGAACTCGCTGCCCTCAGGGCTCTCCACAACGAATCTGTCGTCTCCAATGCATCCTCGACCAGCGCTACCGGCACCGAGCCAGGCGATCCCCGTTCCGGTCGACACATTCGCACACtctccaacaccagcacGCGAAGCAATATGGGTTCAGTCTCGACCACATCCATGGCCGGAATCTCGTCCCCCGCGCCTATCCGTCCGAGTCCTTATCCGACCACTGCCCTGGGCGGTGTTGCACTCTCCCGCCAAGGCAGTACCACTTCCCGCCGTAGTAGGGCTGGGTCACCAGCTCCTCTGGTGTACGGCTCCAGTTATTCCAACGAGCCGACTTTGGCCAACTACTTCTCTTCCAGGGTCCCACACGTGAGCAGCAGTACCTCTGTGCTCGCCACCCCTGGCTCCACATGCGACCTCTCGCCCGGTCTGATCCCGGCCACAGACCGTTATCAGGAGACGGCTTTCTACCGCGAGCAGCTCGAGGCCACTAAGCGAGAGAATGATGAGTTGAAGAAGAGAGTCCGCGAGCTCGAGAGAATGGTTCGGGCCCGGAGAGGAAGTGATGTCAGTGGCTCGGGAGCCACACCCAGTGCAGGTGCCTCACGAAGGGTTAGAAGTGATAGTGTCAGCACGACAACAAGTGTTGCTGCCAGCGTAGCCACCAGTGCGACCGGAGCGGGTGGTATTAGTGTGGCTGCCCAGAGACGGCCGAGGATCACAAGTGCTACCAGCGGgcagggtgatggtggtgccttGGAGCAGGAAGTCCGAGTTGGGGAGAGTGCGTCGAGCTCCGGGTTGCAAAGGGGGGTGGATTTTCCTGCGAGGTAATTCACCTACCGGGTAACTAACGTCGCTTCCTGCAATCCGGAGATGTCTATCTGGACTTTTACATTATCAACCGACAGCTCTTCGAGATGCGTGTCTCCTTTGTCGGGAAGAGCAGTACGCTTGAGTCAGCAGACGATGGGGCGTTTTGGAGTTTTGAGTGCTTTTCATAGAAGGGTAGGTAGGCGAGACTTGATAACCATCTTCTCTCACGCCACAAGCGTACCAATGCCACAAAATTTTACTCCCCTTGGGAGACAGCATTTTCATGCACACTTTTCTTGGTCCTATGAGGTCTGGAGACATCAACTGAGAGTACCAGGTATTGACAAAGTTCAGGGGGCCCAAGGTCAAAAACGACAAAAAGCTCATGTCACTCATGAAGTGGAGTCCAGCAGGAGAGATGATCGACCATGCTGGGACTCGAACCCAGAACCTTTACCAACTGGAGATTTAGCTTCGAGAAATTGAAACCGGAAAGTAACGCGCTACCATTGCGCTACACGGCCTGTGATAGCTTGGTGGAGCTTATGGTAGCGGTTGCATTTATCATGGTGATTTCCAGTCTCTTACCCCTTGTTAAGGTAGGGTGCATCAGTGGTATTGCAGACTACAGATTCACAGCTACAATGCATGCCAAATTATACCataaattttttttggtcACTGCAGAGTTGCGAAATTCATCAAATTCATTGAGCAGCAATGATGAGTCAATGGCATTGTGACAGGATGCCGAGAGCATGGATTCATTCCTTTGAGAAATTAAGGATTTTGCACTACGTCGGATTTGAACGATTGGCGATAGCTATACAATGTCAAAATGTCGTACGCAACCAGTTCTCAGCCAGATATCACCCTCCTTATTGGCACGCCTATTGTGTTTAGGTAATTCCCGCCGGCTTTACCCGatacctcctcaccccttAAGCAGCCAAGGGAACTTTCAAACATCACTTGAtttgaaaaaaaaatctCATGCAGAGGCTAGCAAGCATTCCAACCTGGAGCTTGATGGTAGTCATCTTATACTGCAGAAGTATCATCCCCTTTTGAGTGTCTACCAGCACTGACTCGTTAAATCCAGTCCAGGGGCCCGTTATTGCTATCAAATATTTAAATTCCCACATCCGGAAACTACAAGACACACCACACTCATCTAGTCACTACCCTCAGGTCTTCAAACTCTAGCATTTTCCCAAGAACCACACATTACCATACCAACCTGTCAAAATGCCAtacttcccctcccccacccctgGCCCCTCGGTCTCAATCTACTACATCGACGaatcccccccttcatcaaccccaacccacacCTGCCTCCTGATCCCAGGAATTACCTGCGACCTATCCGACTGGTCCTGGCAagtccccttcctcctctccaaagGCTTCCGGGTCGTCACCCCCGACCCCCGCGGACAAGGCCGCTCCTCCGCTCCCCCTACCGCTGTCGATGAAGGGATTTACACACCCGAGAATCTGTCCTCCGATTTATCCGCTCTGCTCGCCCACCTTGACATCACCTCCaacgtcatcgtcatcggtCACTCGTTGGGAACCTGCACGTCAGTCCACCTCGCTGCTACCAACCCAGACCTGGTGGTAGGGTTAGTCCTACTAGACCCCCTGCATTCCATGTCCTCCGCCACGTGTGACGAGCTGTTTTCCGACCCAGCAACAACGATGCAAAACCTGATGGTGAACTTTGCGGCTAAAGGGCTGGTTCCTATTCCACCGCTGGGGCCGGAGTGGGATTGGCATACGACTTGGATtcagaggagggggatggtaGGTCTCTTGTAGCCCAGAGACAAAAGGGTCAACGCTGACATGAGTGGAAACAGGCGATGGATCCAAGCAGTATTGGTGCGATGACATATGCCTGTGGACGAACAAGAATGGATTGGGCAGGAAGGAGGTGGCGATGGAGTTGTCCAAGGGGGTTAAGGCGAAGAGGCTGACGCTGGGGTGTAGTGAGTATTGGGTTGGGACGGacagggagatgggggttgagACAGTGAccgtggagggggttgggcaTTGGTTTCATCATGTGAAGGCGCAGGAGACGAATAAAattttggaggggtggttggagagggaggggttttgCTGAAGGTTTGAAAGGGAATGATGGGGTGTGGTTTAGATGGGGGTTGTATGATAGTGTAAGATGATCTCTGCTCATGACAGGTACTGGAATGAATCACAATCGAATGCGTTAAAGACGGAAGGAACGGTGGATAAGCACGGAAGGAACAACGCAAGAAGATGGAAAGAGCGGTACAGGAAGACAGGATGCTGTCAAAAGAACGCTATATATTGCTGCTAATTACACCACTCGTCCACTGTCCCAAACCAAAGCTAACATCCAACGAGATCAAGAAAAACTAATCCTGGTGGTCATTCAGCTGTCCCCTTTCAATAGCCTGAATGAAAGCCGCATGGTTCCTCCACGTCTCACAAACCGAGCGAACCTCGACCGCAGCTTCCAAGATTGCCTTGCGGATCACAAACTTTTGCTCTTCCATCTCCTTGTCAAAATCGTCATCCAAATCACCGTTCAACTCCCCcaaatcatcctccacaGAATTGCTCATCGAGACCTCGATACCCTCGTCAGCAatctcatcctcgccaatATCTGTCTCAtcatccttcatctcctcatcAGAGTTAGCTTCATCCTGGTCTTCATCGTCCGGCCCATCAGAGTTATCAGACTCGCCGGAGTCGTTAGAGTCGTCGGAGTCGTCAGAGTCGTCGGAGTCGTCAGAGTCGTCAGAGTCGTCAGAGTCGTCAGAGTCGTTAGATTCATCAGAgtcaccagcaccatcatcaagatCCTCAAACTCTCTGCCGTccgccatctcctcatcactaccttcctcccctttctcatcaccctctttctcctcttgctcCACCTtccacaaaccccccagCGCCTCCACCACAGCCTTGTCATATCCCAACCCCGTCAAAGGATGCAAaacccccatcaacctccccacaaCCTCCTTGACACGCGCCTTATCCTCCATGACACCTTGTATCGCTTCCCTCCTGATCCACCCCCTAACCTCAATCATACACCGATACAAAGGCAGcatctcccccctcgtcatgccatccccccccttcatccTCACATTGCCAGCCTCGGCGAGATATTTGACTGCTTTGTCCAGCTTTTTAGCCGCCACGAAGAGCCAGAGATGCATTGTATTCAGAGCATCGTATACCACTTTGATCTTCTCGAGCCAATGTTCCAGCAGAGTCCACGGCTTCTTGTGTTCGAGGATCTGGATGTTGGCCAGGGTGAGGGATCTGGTGCAGTGCCGACAGATGTGGATGACGAACTTTTTGAAGCGGCCGGTGATGAAGACGTGGGCGGTGTAGAGGCTGTACGCGAGGTGgagcttggggaggatgttCAGCTCGAGGGTTTTGGCTTCGGCTAGGTTGGCCATGGGGGCGGAGAGAGTGGTTATATTTTGTTTGGTGAAGGCTAACGATAGGAGCTTGGAGGCATGCTGAGAGAGGGTGGATGTTGCGGCGTACCAGGAAGTGTGGTGGCATGGTGTGGGAGGGTTTTCGTCGGGGGTAATCCAGGGCGAGGGGTCAGTGCAAGAGAGGCGGATGTGAGGGTGGCAGGTTGGTTGGCGGCTatcggtggggaggggattgttgttgtcgggCCAGATGATGGACAACGGGTTGGTGGCTTCGGGGCAAGTGTATTGCTTGTGGGTTTTGACTGTAGGAACTGTGGGAATGCCGAACAGTTTATTTTTCTTGCGTagcttggagggggtgggtgattTGTAGTGAGGAGAGTCGCAAGAAAATGCCACTTTCttgggggagggtttgggaggagagggggtcCTGAGGATGGTGTTAGTTTTTGTGATCGTGGTATATGTGAAGATGACGGATACgagatgggtggtggataACATACGAATCGTcagggaagagggggagttggtCGAAGAAAGCCTTGATGTGAAAGCTGAGGGCGTCGGATTTCGAGTTGTCTCGGATCATGCCCGTTAAGTCGAGCTTGTCGAAGAGAGACCGGTCCTCCTCTGCTAGGACCTCGATCAGGATCGTTGAGCGCGGGATTGATGAAATATTTACACGCATCTTGGCAAATATATCAAGGAttgtttgtgttgtgtgAAGGTGCTGTGTGAAGAGTCGGGGGATTGTTCGTTGCTGGTATTTGGcgcggttgttgttgttgtgttgttgcAGACCAGTTTCTGCTGGCAAGGCAGGACAAGATCTTAAGAGGAGAGACAGCTATCTATTCAGAATAAGAGTGAATAGGCCTGGTGGGGGGACAGTAGGTATTGTTTCTCCTGTCACTTGCTCCGAAGCGTGAGCCACGTCGACTGCAGTCGTTGCGACGATGACCTGGCCAGATGAATATTTTCTTGCGCTTTGCATCGCAATCCACATGTGATTTCCACCATCTGGGAGCAGTTCGATTGGAATTCTCTTTTGCTTGACAAACTCTTCAAGAATGTGATTTACGGTAGGTAGCATAAGCCGATAGAGGGTTCAAGCACAGGGTGTTGAGTGACACGATGATATTGACTCGACAAGACAGGCCCGTTGAACAATTTACTTTTCAGGTTCTTCGACTACTTTTAAACTCTGTTTTCAATGCTGATAACTTGTAAAGCCTGAGGTATCTAATTGTCAGCTCTTGTAAGGCTGCACTTAATCAAACCCAGAGTGGGTTTCAGACCTACTGGCGCCGACCTGTGGGACTGGGGTTTAAGTGCAGCGGTTACACTCTCAATATCAACCAAAAATGGCCGGTAAAATGTACCTAGCCGATACAAGTCTCGTGTGCGGAAGTCGCAACGCTGTGGGCATCTCTAGGTCGTGGCTGCCTTGTGCGCAATGATCTGATGCCTGATCTTCCACAGGCAAACCATCTCTGCCCCACCTTCAACAGAAACTCTTGTGACAAAACACCTCAACTCTACAACTCTTGTGTCTTTTCAActccttccactcctccAAACACCTTCACCATGGCGGATCAATACCAGTCCGGCCATCAAGAGGTCATTCCATGCCTTTTGAGCGACTACGATGACGATGTGGAGGCCCATCGCGAAAGCTTCCAGGCGTTCATGACAAGACAGGCCGAGGAGCATTGGGCGGCCGAAATCAGCTCTCTGGATATCGAAGGGTCCGCCGACAGAATCGCCACTGTTATCGAGCAGGAAGTCAATAGACTCGCCAAGAAGCTCGATGTGATCGCAACGGCTATGGCTGCTGAGGCCGACGGTACCCAGGCAAACCGACTGCTCGCCATGATTCCAACCAAGTTGAACCTGATGGCCAGGCTTGAGGACTTGGCCTTCTCTCGGCTTCAGCCAGTTGAGGGATTGGCTGAGCGGCCACTGGTCATTGAGGACGTGTCTCCGTCAACTTCACAGGGCTCAACCCAGTGTGAGATTTCGGGGCGGCTA contains:
- the vip1 gene encoding Protein vip1 (COG:A; EggNog:ENOG503NXRE; antiSMASH:Cluster_5), encoding MATTVYVKNIASNTEDKEIKDFFSFCGKINSIDVTSEGETKSATVNFEKETAARTALLLNHTKLGTNEISVTGGSSSDDAHPDDSTTDRSPDAGLTQEEKPRARVLAEILAHGYLVADTGLETAIQLDEKHGVTNKFVNTVKQLDERTHATDKAKAADASYGLTARANSLLTGLASYFEKATQSPTGKKLVDFYTTSSKQVQDIHAEARRLADLKKAEHGGNAYAASGLDKVFGRFTGGAAKSNEEVPGGAPANAAAVESETKPTAPAGTGESKVIH
- a CDS encoding hypothetical protein (antiSMASH:Cluster_5; EggNog:ENOG503P4XH), which encodes MPDLNSVPPSPHFLSRRVSQQMPPPAPSSLILPSNQAAVHNPNSTSTPVLSSPQFPPPISQLPGSTMTTGDNTGVGSGPGPTRHPRPPTAAELHSELEKEQEARINRLTRELAALRALHNESVVSNASSTSATGTEPGDPRSGRHIRTLSNTSTRSNMGSVSTTSMAGISSPAPIRPSPYPTTALGGVALSRQGSTTSRRSRAGSPAPLVYGSSYSNEPTLANYFSSRVPHVSSSTSVLATPGSTCDLSPGLIPATDRYQETAFYREQLEATKRENDELKKRVRELERMVRARRGSDVSGSGATPSAGASRRVRSDSVSTTTSVAASVATSATGAGGISVAAQRRPRITSATSGQGDGGALEQEVRVGESASSSGLQRGVDFPAR
- the ABHD8 gene encoding Protein abhd8 (COG:C; EggNog:ENOG50KOG2382; antiSMASH:Cluster_5; SMCOG1036:alpha/beta hydrolase fold protein; MEROPS:MER0031614), with the translated sequence MPYFPSPTPGPSVSIYYIDESPPSSTPTHTCLLIPGITCDLSDWSWQVPFLLSKGFRVVTPDPRGQGRSSAPPTAVDEGIYTPENLSSDLSALLAHLDITSNVIVIGHSLGTCTSVHLAATNPDLVVGLVLLDPLHSMSSATCDELFSDPATTMQNLMVNFAAKGLVPIPPLGPEWDWHTTWIQRRGMAMDPSSIGAMTYACGRTRMDWAGRRWRWSCPRGLRRRG
- a CDS encoding hypothetical protein (antiSMASH:Cluster_5), encoding MWIAMQSARKYSSGQVIVATTAVDVAHASEQLSLLLRSCPALPAETGLQQHNNNNRAKYQQRTIPRLFTQHLHTTQTILDIFAKMRVNISSIPRSTILIEVLAEEDRSLFDKLDLTGMIRDNSKSDALSFHIKAFFDQLPLFPDDSTPSPPKPSPKKVAFSCDSPHYKSPTPSKLRKKNKLFGIPTVPTVKTHKQYTCPEATNPLSIIWPDNNNPLPTDSRQPTCHPHIRLSCTDPSPWITPDENPPTPCHHTSWYAATSTLSQHASKLLSLAFTKQNITTLSAPMANLAEAKTLELNILPKLHLAYSLYTAHVFITGRFKKFVIHICRHCTRSLTLANIQILEHKKPWTLLEHWLEKIKVVYDALNTMHLWLFVAAKKLDKAVKYLAEAGNVRMKGGDGMTRGEMLPLYRCMIEVRGWIRREAIQGVMEDKARVKEVVGRLMGVLHPLTGLGYDKAVVEALGGLWKVEQEEKEGDEKGEEGSDEEMADGREFEDLDDGADQDEANSDEEMKDDETDIGEDEIADEGIEVSMSNSVEDDLGELNGDLDDDFDKEMEEQKFVIRKAILEAAVEVRSVCETWRNHAAFIQAIERGQLNDHQD
- a CDS encoding hypothetical protein (antiSMASH:Cluster_5; EggNog:ENOG503P8HE); amino-acid sequence: MEVLMSVTDLSVCIRSSASLLNQLFLDTNNAPQNTPSLQFLQDSQSFHHNSYNNHQTFNMSDRAAQSPPPEEQSGRQLNDPPASGKGTDDASNKEQTNKSGLENLSSNPKGPMDDEVTKKFAKNTKMGESQ